AGAGCCAATTCCTGCCACGGCGATAAGTTTTATCGCGGTGACAATTTGCGTGCTAAGTTCTGACTGGGTGCTATTTAGTGCCGCCGAAGTGGCGGATGCCAGCTTCAATAGCGGTAAAGAGTCATTGAAATGGGGGCTGGCAGGGTTTTCCAGTACCACTGTCTGGCTGGTATTTGGGGCATTTATCTTTGCGCTCGGTTATGAAGCTACCGGGCTGGGCCGACGTATTGCTTTGTTCATGGTGAAATTCATGGGCAGGCGGACACTGACCCTGGGTTATGCCATCGTCATTATCGATATTCTGTTAGCACCCTTTACGCCATCGAATACTGCCCGCACCGGCGGCACTGTATTTCCGGTGGTGAAAAACCTGCCGCCTCTGTTTGACTCCTATCCCCATGACCCGTCGTCACGGCGCATTGGTGGTTATCTGATGTGGATGATGGTGATTGGTACTAGCATCAGTTCCTCCATGTTTGTTACCGGCGCGGCCCCTAACGTGTTGGGTATTGAGTTTGTAAATAAAATAGCCGGTGTTCATATCGGCTGGATGCAGTGGTTCCTGGCATTCCTGCCGGTTGGGTTGATTTTACTGATTGTCGCGCCGTGGCTCTCCTATGTGCTGTATAAACCCGGTGTTACCAAAAGTGATGAAGTGGCGACCTGGGCACAAACAGCACTGAATGAAATGGGTGGCCTGACTCGCAAAGAGATGATCCTGATTGGCTTGGTGCTACTGAGTCTGTGTTTGTGGGTGTTTGGCAGTAAGTTCATTGATGCCACTGCCGTTGGTTTGCTGGCGGTATCGTTGATGTTGGCGCTGCATGTGGTGGCGTGGAAAGATATCACCAAATATTCCAGCGCCTGGAATACGTTGGTGAATCTGGCGACCTTGGTGGTGATGGCAAATGGCCTGACTCGCTCTGGTTTTATTGATTGGTTTGCCAATACCATGAGCACTCACCTTGATGGCTTCTCGCCGAATATGACGGTGGTGGCATTGGTGCTGGTGTTCTATTTCTCTCACTACCTGTTCGCGAGTTTGTCCGCTCATACCGCCACCATGCTGCCGGTGATTTTAGCTGTCGGCAAGGGGTTGAGTGGCGTGCCAATGGAGCATTTATCCATGCTGTTGGTGTTATCCATCGGGATCATGGGGGTGTTGACGCCGTATGCCACCGGGCCAGGTGTGATTATCTATGGCTGCGGCTATGTGAAATCCAAAGATTACTGGCGTTTAGGTGGGATCATGGGGGTGTTCTACATCAGTATGCTGTTGTTGGTGGGGTGGCCAATCATGAGTCTATGGTATTGATTTTTTCAGACCAGAGTGTGAAGGAGCGACCGTACCTGGGGCACTCCGGCGGCTCACGCACTCGTATTTTAAATAAATAGGGCCCCCAACGGTACGTTTCCCCTTCATTTGGATTGATTATTTCAAAAAACCATCTTGATATAATGCGTCGGGCCAGTCAGCGGCCCGACTTATTTATGCCAGATGATGAGCTGATTTGTTAGCCGGTATAAACGCCAAAGACTCTGGGTAGCCACAGGGATATTTCCGGAATATAAGTCACCAGCATTAACACCAGCAACAGCGCGCCGTAGAACGGAAGCATCGCTTTCACCACTTGCTCGATTTTCTGTTTACTCACCGCACTGGCTACAAACAGCACTGATCCCACTGGTGGTGTTATCAGACCAATCCCCAGATTGATCAGCATAATCATGCCGAAATGAACCGGATCAATCCCCAATGAATGGGTGACCGGCATTAAGACAGGCGTCAATATCAAAATCAGTGGTGCCATATCCATCAAAGTGCCAATCAGCAACAGCATGATATTGATACACATCAGAATGACGTATTTATTATCAGAAACCGAGGTAAAGAACTCAGTGATACGCTCGGGTAATTGCATGTAGGTCATGATAGCGCCAAAGCTGGCAGCAAAACCGATTAAAATCATCACGATAGTGACAGTTTTTACCGTGCGATACATCAGCTTGGGTAACTCTGACCATTTGTAATCACGATAGATAAACATAGTGACGAAAAACGACCATAAACAAGCGATTGCGGCGGATTCAGTGGCAGTAAATATCCCGGAAAGTATCCCGCCCATAATGATGACGACGGTCATCAACCCCCATAAGGTATCAACGAAGATTTTCAGCGCCTGACGGAATGGCACTCGCTCCCCTTTGGGATAACCTCGTTTATAAGCAAAGCCGACACACATTAGCATCAGGGTGAAAC
The sequence above is drawn from the Yersinia enterocolitica subsp. enterocolitica genome and encodes:
- a CDS encoding anion permease, whose protein sequence is MLKSQEKLWKALAPFVVLAVLLLIPTPEGMPPQAWRYFAIFVAMIVGMILEPIPATAISFIAVTICVLSSDWVLFSAAEVADASFNSGKESLKWGLAGFSSTTVWLVFGAFIFALGYEATGLGRRIALFMVKFMGRRTLTLGYAIVIIDILLAPFTPSNTARTGGTVFPVVKNLPPLFDSYPHDPSSRRIGGYLMWMMVIGTSISSSMFVTGAAPNVLGIEFVNKIAGVHIGWMQWFLAFLPVGLILLIVAPWLSYVLYKPGVTKSDEVATWAQTALNEMGGLTRKEMILIGLVLLSLCLWVFGSKFIDATAVGLLAVSLMLALHVVAWKDITKYSSAWNTLVNLATLVVMANGLTRSGFIDWFANTMSTHLDGFSPNMTVVALVLVFYFSHYLFASLSAHTATMLPVILAVGKGLSGVPMEHLSMLLVLSIGIMGVLTPYATGPGVIIYGCGYVKSKDYWRLGGIMGVFYISMLLLVGWPIMSLWY
- a CDS encoding TRAP transporter large permease, which translates into the protein MDAFILVFTLAILLAIGVPVAYAVGLSAIAGAFWIDLPLEAVMIQITSGVNKFSLLAIPFFILAGAIMAEGGIARRLVSFAYIFVGFIRGGLSLVNIVASTFFGAISGSSVADTASIGSVMIPEMDKKGYPRDFAAAVTASGSVQAILTPPSHNSVIYSLATGGTVSIAALFIAGILPGLLLSFTLMLMCVGFAYKRGYPKGERVPFRQALKIFVDTLWGLMTVVIIMGGILSGIFTATESAAIACLWSFFVTMFIYRDYKWSELPKLMYRTVKTVTIVMILIGFAASFGAIMTYMQLPERITEFFTSVSDNKYVILMCINIMLLLIGTLMDMAPLILILTPVLMPVTHSLGIDPVHFGMIMLINLGIGLITPPVGSVLFVASAVSKQKIEQVVKAMLPFYGALLLVLMLVTYIPEISLWLPRVFGVYTG